The genomic segment TTTCCTTTAAGGCTGATTTGTTTTGCCTGGGTATCAGTATTAATAAAAAGAACAATATCCTGGGTTGGATCCTTGATAACAACCTCAACAGGTTCAATCATGACATTATCCAGCCAGTATTCTGAAGGGTCGTCATCATAGGTTAGGAAAAAAGGGCGGGATTTTAATGTGGTTTCAAAGGGCCATTGAAATACAAGATTATGTTTTCTGGGTACAGGATGCAGCCCGTACCATGATTCCAGATATTCTATCCAGGGACCTTCAATATCCTCCCTGAAAAACCTTACTTTGACATCTCCAAAACTGCTGGCAGCAGCGATGAATGAAAACCTGTAAAAATGATCTTTTTCAAGGGTAATATAGCCTGATTTTATAGTAGATGTTCCTGGTACTGAATGAATATTTTTCAAACTTCCTCCATCCATTTCAGATTTACCAGGATCATATGATATTGATGCTGCTCCGCTGCCTGACCAGCTTGAAATATCTGAATTAAAATCTGAATTTGTGATAAGGTTTGGTTCTTTGCTGGTTATTGTATATAAATCAAGGCTTTTTTCTAAAACTTGTGCATTTACATCCCTGTCTTTAAATTTATTCTGCCACTGGGGAAGGGAATAATAATTATCTCCTTCTATAATTACAATATCACTGTATGGATTGATATAATACTGATTATTAAAGGTTCCGAACTTGTAATTTTCATCACTGCGCAGGCAAATCTGTTTTGGGGAAAGGGAACAGAGGATATTACCTTCAATTGTGTTGTTATATGCGTTATCTGCTGTGTCCCCGTCTGCTCCTTTTAAATAAATCTGATATTTGTTATTATAGCACACATTGTTACGGATTATTGTATTTATAGCCCGGTTAGGATAAATACCGAAATCCACATTATTTGCAACAATATTGCCTTCAATAATATTTCCGCTCAATTTGGGCTGAAAGAAAATTCCCATTCCCATCTGCCTGAAAAGACTGTTGTTATTGGTTCCTGACGATGCATCACGGTTTCCCCATGATTCTGTTATAAAATTGTTTCTTATCTTATTATTGCTGCAATTGACAAGAATACCTCCGCCGTCATCTAAGGTAAGCAGCGATGCTTTGACAATATTGTTTTCCACAATATGGGCATCTCCTTCTAAGATAATGCCTGCATATCCTGTATTTTCTATGATATTTCTTTGTATGACAATTCCTGATGTTCCGCCTATTCTTATGGCTATGGAATGAGTAACGCCGCTTCCCCCGTATCCAGGAATCAGGGCAGTATTTTTTATAATATTGCTTTCAATCACAGAATTTCCTGCCGGGATATTTGCATTCCAGGTAATGGCATAGTCAAGCATGTTTTCAAAAAAATTGCCTTTAAATTCTATGTCAACAGAGTTCCATGCCATTTGTATGCCCCGTTCGCCGCAGTATTCAAATCTGTTGTTTAAAACCTTTACCCTGTCGCACTGATTAATGTAAATCCCGTTTTTAACCTGATGCTGAAATTTAAGATTTTGAATAACAGTCTCATGGTTTTTCCAATAAACCCTTATACCGTTTTCAAAAACAGAGCCTTCAACAACCAAGGTATTGGGATCTGCACTGTCTGGTGCCCATAGATAAACCTTTTTGTTTAAAGGATCATAATACCATTCATTTGCCTGATCCAGTTCCTCAAGTTTATTGTCAAGATAATATCCCCATCCAGGCTGGAGATTTGCTGACAGGTCTTGATCCAGAATTATGGTTCCATTTGATTTATAGTCTTTTATCTTCCTGGTTTCAAAATACCAGCTGAAGGTCCGTATCTTTAATACTGCATCTGTCCAGTAATTATCAGCTTTTCCATATTCAGCAAGGGCCTGGTCTGTAAGGGTGCTTTTGTCCGGGCTTGCATCAACTTTAAGCCAGCCTTGATCTGGTGCATCAATGTTGGGATAACGGGCTATGGTCATTAATTTTTTATTAACAAATAGATGATGAATACTGCCTTCTGCTCCAACAAGTGCGGATACATCAGCAGAATAGATATTTTCTTTGTAAACAGACCAGCCTGTTATTTCCAAACTTCCGCTTATAACCGGGTTTTCTCCTGTGCCGTAAGCATCAAAAATAACACCCACAGGATCACCCTGCAAATCTATCTGGCCCCTTAATACATCTCCTCTTTTAAAAAGAATTGAGGAACCGGTTGTTTCTGAGGCTTTTAATGAATTTATCTTATCAATGGTTTTCCATGGAAAAGACTGGCTTAAACCATCATTGCTGTCATTGCCGCTTGTGGAAATGTAATATATCTGGGCCATAACCCATCCAGGGAACAACAGGCAGATTAAAAAAATCCAAAAACATGATACAGTGATTTTGAAATCTTTATTCTGGTAGAACATAATGCCTCCTTTTTTAAAAAACCTGCTGACAGACCAGTAATTTATTCGCGGTAAATTATCATATTTTATGTATTTAACTGCCCATACTATAATTATGTATTGCAAGTCAACTTTGTACAAAGAAACTTAAAATATTGATTTAACCTTGCAGTTTCAGGTATTATGATGTATCTTTTGACTTTAATAACAGTACAATTTAACTTAAAGGAGAAAATCTATGTTTGATATTTTAAAAAAATCCATGTTAACTGGTATTGGAATGGCTCTTAAGACCCGTGATGAGGTTGAAGAACTGGCAAAAGACTGGGCAGGAAAACAGAAATTATCAGAAGATGAAGGCCGGAAATTTATGGAGGAACTGCTTAAAAAATATGATTCCTCTGTTGATAAACTGGAAGATAAGGTTGAAGAAACAGTAAAAAAAGTCTTAAAAAAGATGAATCTTGTAACCCAGGAAGAGGTTGATGAACTGAAAAAAGAGATTGGCCGTTTGAAAGCAGGCTCACTTCCTGTGGAAGGCACTAAAGAATAAGATGCAATTTAATAAATGTTAAGCATAAGAAAGATTGAAGCTTTTGGACGCACCTACCGCCATCTGAACCGTTATCGCCAGATACTTGGAATACTTATCAAATACGGGTTTGGTGATCTTATTGAACGCCTTAATATTGACCAGTATATTGAAATAGGTCTTCAATTTATTTCAAGCAAACCTAATGAACATCATTTTCAAAAACAAACAAGGGCTGAACGCATTAGACTAGCTCTTGAAGAACTGGGGCCTACCTATGTAAAGCTTGGGCAGCTTCTTTCCACAAGACCAGATTTGCTTCCCATTAATTTTATTGACGAATTTGCTAAACTGCAAGACAATGTTAAATCTTTTTCCTATCAAGAGGTTGAAAATATCCTTTGCAAGACTTTTAATCAGCCTTTAGAGGAGATTTTCAGTTTTTTTGAGAAAACACCTATTGCTTCAGCCTCAATTGGTCAGGTGCATAAAGCTTTACTAAAAAATGAAGATATTGTTGCAGTCAAGATCAGGCGGCCTGGAATCAGGAAAATTGTTGAGGTTGATCTTGAGATCATGCTTCATCTTGCCATGCTCATGGAAGGCAATCTTGAAGAAATGGCACTTCACCGGCCTGTAAAGATTGTTGAGGAATTTGCCAGGCTTCTTGAAAAGGAACTGGATTATAAAATTGAGGCTGCAAATGTAGAGCGGTTTTCACGCCAGTTTTTTGAAGATTCTTCCATCTATGTGCCTAAAGTATATAATAGTCTGACAACAGAACGAATTTTGACTATGGAATATATACAAGGCATTAAAATTTCTGATATTGATAAACTAAAAAAATCAGGACTGG from the Desulfonema limicola genome contains:
- a CDS encoding phasin family protein produces the protein MFDILKKSMLTGIGMALKTRDEVEELAKDWAGKQKLSEDEGRKFMEELLKKYDSSVDKLEDKVEETVKKVLKKMNLVTQEEVDELKKEIGRLKAGSLPVEGTKE
- a CDS encoding right-handed parallel beta-helix repeat-containing protein, with product MFYQNKDFKITVSCFWIFLICLLFPGWVMAQIYYISTSGNDSNDGLSQSFPWKTIDKINSLKASETTGSSILFKRGDVLRGQIDLQGDPVGVIFDAYGTGENPVISGSLEITGWSVYKENIYSADVSALVGAEGSIHHLFVNKKLMTIARYPNIDAPDQGWLKVDASPDKSTLTDQALAEYGKADNYWTDAVLKIRTFSWYFETRKIKDYKSNGTIILDQDLSANLQPGWGYYLDNKLEELDQANEWYYDPLNKKVYLWAPDSADPNTLVVEGSVFENGIRVYWKNHETVIQNLKFQHQVKNGIYINQCDRVKVLNNRFEYCGERGIQMAWNSVDIEFKGNFFENMLDYAITWNANIPAGNSVIESNIIKNTALIPGYGGSGVTHSIAIRIGGTSGIVIQRNIIENTGYAGIILEGDAHIVENNIVKASLLTLDDGGGILVNCSNNKIRNNFITESWGNRDASSGTNNNSLFRQMGMGIFFQPKLSGNIIEGNIVANNVDFGIYPNRAINTIIRNNVCYNNKYQIYLKGADGDTADNAYNNTIEGNILCSLSPKQICLRSDENYKFGTFNNQYYINPYSDIVIIEGDNYYSLPQWQNKFKDRDVNAQVLEKSLDLYTITSKEPNLITNSDFNSDISSWSGSGAASISYDPGKSEMDGGSLKNIHSVPGTSTIKSGYITLEKDHFYRFSFIAAASSFGDVKVRFFREDIEGPWIEYLESWYGLHPVPRKHNLVFQWPFETTLKSRPFFLTYDDDPSEYWLDNVMIEPVEVVIKDPTQDIVLFINTDTQAKQISLKGNTYTDLDNQTVTGSITLENFKSRLLVINQRVSLADCIKILQILAQEPGAVPFATGDFDGDGIYELEDCAGILRSLANI